A window of Cryptomeria japonica chromosome 3, Sugi_1.0, whole genome shotgun sequence contains these coding sequences:
- the LOC131080050 gene encoding F-box protein GID2-like, translating into MESKVQKVAGNSHASHAIFGNNVDILEEILKHLDAKSVGIVSCVSKGCQQAAESEYVWKIICTHICPSSVFETERLQSRVATMGGFKRLYTNFLHPLRSYSHHKHCSSLNEDVIRLSLSLFSVDYYERRLESLRTRNASNFKIHSGITAIDQSPDSCTDIVQKSMKENRRACFI; encoded by the coding sequence ATGGAGTCCAAAGTACAAAAAGTTGCAGGAAATTCCCATGCAAGCCATGCAATATTTGGCAACAACGTGGATATTCTGGAAGAAATCTTGAAGCATCTGGATGCCAAGTCAGTGGGCATCGTCTCCTGTGTTAGCAAAGGGTGTCAGCAAGCTGCAGAAAGTGAATATGTGTGGAAAATCATATGTACCCACATCTGTCCTTCATCTGTTTTTGAAACAGAGAGGCTCCAATCACGGGTAGCAACCATGGGTGGATTCAAACGCCTCTATACGAATTTCTTGCATCCTCTCCGCTCATATTCCCATCATAAGCACTGTTCTTCGCTGAATGAAGATGTCATCAGGCTTTCTCTCTCACTGTTTTCAGTTGATTACTATGAAAGGAGGCTTGAATCTTTAAGGACCAGAAATGCCTCCAATTTTAAGATCCATTCAGGCATTACTGCAATAGATCAGTCTCCAGATTCCTGCACAGATATAGTGCAGAAATCGATGAAAGAGAATCGAAGGGCATGTTTTATCTGA